A region of the Cannabis sativa cultivar Pink pepper isolate KNU-18-1 chromosome 3, ASM2916894v1, whole genome shotgun sequence genome:
tgaTCCTCCACAGTTAAAGAGTATAGCTCTTTCAACTCCTCATAAAATGGAAATGGTTTATTTCTGAATTCATTTGCCTCTGGATGAatctataaaattataaatgtaacAAAATTAAGAGAATGAAGACTTTATTTACAGTGTAGAACTAAGTAAAACACCCATTTCTAAACAATACTAGTTTAATTAGCTTTAGTAAACTTAAAacaatgagaaaaaaaataatgtaaattgTTAAAATATTAGGCTAACAATTTTTATCAATAAAAATGCAGTATTAACCATTCTCATAGTTTAATTgatttggtatatatatatatggctaattagaattttttccccaaaactggaattgtttatgtactaaattatgctcccatatttaccaaatcatgctccctgaacttttatccatgttaaattttttttactaaaattagacaaaagtccttaaattctaCAATCTCAATAGGAGAATTTTGAACGACCTTAAAAATTTAGAAGGCATAATTttatacatatcaaagttcggggggcaaaaatcttaattagcctatACTATATCATGTGCTATGTTAAATACACAATTACCTGGATGTATACATCCCACACTATCTCTTCTGCAGTGACCATCTTTTTACACGAGTTCCATGTAAATTCATTACTGCATTGTCCATTTAATATTTCATGGACAATTTCGAAACGTTTCTTTAAAAACTTTATTTCAGACTCGATGTGTTCTGTAGGAATGTTTGATAACTGAGGCAACTTTCCTACCAATGATCTCTTGATAGCTTCCAAATGCTCAGCTGGGTTGGCATTAATCTCTTCAGCTTTGAGTTTTCTGCTCTTGTATAAATCTAACATAGTCTGAATAAGCTTAAAACTCTCATCCTCAGTCCAAATTTTTTCACTCAGTCCAGAATCTGTACTAGTTTCTTCTAATGACTTCTCGCTGATAAGCATGAAATAAGAATAAACATATTACATGACTGTATATAAATGTAGTtacagaaaataatattttatatatgaaagaaaaattatttgggGTTACCTAACCATGATCTGCTGCTGCTCAATCTGTTGTCGAAATTGACAATTCATAGCCTTTTGATCCTCAGTCGAAGTACCAAATATTCTTACAACAATGTCGTCACCATGCATTTCATCAGGTAATAATGACAGAAGCTGTGGGCAGTCAGTGATCTGAATTTCCATAAAAGACTTTCTCTTTGATAGCCACTGTAGCTGCAATTCTGTTATTGATAAGTTAGAACAGCCAGAGAGCCACAAGTATTGTAAACTCTGTTTACATCCTTCAATCCATGAAGGAAAAATCTTTGCTTTTGGTAAGTTGGAGAGTTTCAGTCTTTGAAGTCTTATGGTAGGACTGATCTTTGGTTTTTCATAAAACAAAAGCTTCTTGCAGTTACTAATCACAAGAGTCTTCAATGCTGTAAGGGATTCTATTACTTTATCGGATAACAACTGCAGCTTGTGGCACTCATCAATCATTAGTGTTCGAAGAGAAGTCAAGTATTGGATTCCATTGTCATGATCAAAGAGTTCTTCTTTGGTAGTTATGGAAAGAAATATGAGATTTTCCCTTAGATTCTTTATGTTCTTTGGAAGACCTTCAAGCTCGGTACACCCTTGAAGCTGTAAAGATTGCAGACTTTGCAGCTTGCAGATGGAATCAGGAAGTTTGGTGAGTTTACAATTCCATGACAGGTTGAGGCTCCTTAAACGCTTCATTCCACCGATGTAACTGGGCAACGTTTCGAAAGATGATTTACTCAGGTCTAACATTCGGAGGTTGACATAATTCTTGATCAGCTGTTTGTTGAAGAAGAAATTGATTGAAGGTTTCGATGATAGTCCTGGGAAAATAATGGTTCGAACACTTTTCATCTTGGTGAAGGGAACTTCAACTCCATGGCAGctattatcatcatcatcatcgttGTCAAGTTCTCGATCAGTTGGAATTCCATCTGGCCTGATTGCTAGATGTCGAAGTGTGTTTGGAACTTCTGATTCATCAACAGATGTTTTCAGCATGAGGTACTCATTTTTCGCAACAGATAATGCAAACTGATGGATGATATCATCCATATGGAATGTATAATACCATCCATGGTTGATTACATTTTTGAAGAAAGATTTCAAACGAAGCTTATTAAAAACTTCATGTCCAATATCTTCTAAACATTTGCTTTCATCTATTGGAAGAACTCCATGTGCCATCCAAAGCTGAATCAGTTCCAAACTACAAATTTCCTTTCTCCTTTCGAAAAGTGAACAACAAAGAAAACACCGCTTTAAGTCGAATGACAAATCATGATAACTTAGTAGAAGTGTAGCAGAAACTTTAGTCATGAGACCTTGTAATTCCCATATCTTACTTTCTTTAATTCGATTCCAACTTTGCTCATTCGAATCTGAGTACAATAGGTTCCCTAAATTTTCCAGTACTAGAGGAACCCCTTCACACTGGTTGAGTACAATTTCCTTACCAATTTCGATAAGCCTCTGTCGAAGATTTATGTCTCGTACTCCCTCAACACATGCATGTTGAAGAAACAAGGATAAAGAATATTCAGGTGAAAGGCCTTCCACTTTGTGAGAAAAATCTGGTTTCATACACCGAATTCTGAGTTGTTCATTACGTGTGGTTATAACAATTTTACTTCCTTTACAACCTCCTCTTAAATAACCACTCAACTCCTCCCATTTTTCCTCATCCTCATCCCAAACATTGTCCAGAATCAACAAAAATCTCTTCTGCTTTATATACCCTTGAAGTTCAGCAATCAAATGATCTTTCGCTGAATTCTTGTTCTTTTTCTTCGTGATGTAATCGAGCATCATTTCAAGGAGTTTGTGAACCTCCAATTCTTTGGTAACTGACACCCAAATCTTAAGCTGAAAATAACGATTCACTCTTTCGTCTTGAGAAACAAGCTTGGCAAGTGCAGTCTTCCCTATGCCTGGCATTCCATAAATATGAATAACAGAAAGTTTGTGATCATGAACATGAACATGATCAATCAAACAATCAACTATCTTTCTCTGTTCATCGTCTCTACCAATATATTCCTTCTACTTTTTCATGGAGACCCAACTTTTGACGATCAGCATAAAGTTTATCTAAACTCTTGGTTATGTACTCAATACTATGACCAAGGTAAAGACTGAAGAAAAGAGGATTAGAGCGCGAAACAAAACGCCGTACCTTTCTACTAGGACTGCCATGCTCTTCCACAAATTTTCTTCGCTGTTTTTCGCATTCGAATTCATCTAATACATCCTCAGCATCAAGAAACACATTTTTAAGCCGTGTGAGCCAGTCAATTACATCATCCTTCTTCACTTGATTCTCTATGGCATCTATGAGGAAGCCTTCGATCTTACGAATGTCTTCTCTAAGCTTTTCTATGTTGCCTTTCAAGCCTCTAGCTAAGCATATTTGTTTGTAAGCAGTGGTACCAAGCTTCTCTAAGAGAAATATGGCTACATCAGCAGCAATTAGTTCAGCCATTTTTTCACACTCTTCTCTGCAAAACAATAGTGCAGTGCTATATTAGATGACTGGTCCAAATGACATTTACATTCATTCATTTTCCTTTGATTGTTTGGTCAATATCAGTTTGTGATGCATCTGGTTTGGGATTGATTAACTTCATTTACCCTATTGATGTCACATATAGGGGTCCATCACATGTAGTATTCAATCAACAATCATTTTGAATTGTTGGAGGTATTGAATTCGATAGAATCTTTTTTTATGTGGGGTATTATTTTTGCTCCTAAGGCTATTCTTTCAACATTGGCTGCTATATTTGTAACATCATATTAATGGTAGTAAAGTACTTACTTTATTACTTTTTGAGAAGTGTTACTGTCAACCTTCATGTCCG
Encoded here:
- the LOC133035874 gene encoding putative disease resistance protein RGA3, which codes for MAELIAADVAIFLLEKLGTTAYKQICLARGLKGNIEKLREDIRKIEGFLIDAIENQVKKDDVIDWLTRLKNVFLDAEDVLDEFECEKQRRKFVEEHGSPSRKKEYIGRDDEQRKIVDCLIDHVHVHDHKLSVIHIYGMPGIGKTALAKLVSQDERVNRYFQLKIWVSVTKELEVHKLLEMMLDYITKKKNKNSAKDHLIAELQGYIKQKRFLLILDNVWDEDEEKWEELSGYLRGGCKGSKIVITTRNEQLRIRCMKPDFSHKVEGLSPEYSLSLFLQHACVEGVRDINLRQRLIEIGKEIVLNQCEGVPLVLENLGNLLYSDSNEQSWNRIKESKIWELQGLMTKVSATLLLSYHDLSFDLKRCFLCCSLFERRKEICSLELIQLWMAHGVLPIDESKCLEDIGHEVFNKLRLKSFFKNVINHGWYYTFHMDDIIHQFALSVAKNEYLMLKTSVDESEVPNTLRHLAIRPDGIPTDRELDNDDDDDNSCHGVEVPFTKMKSVRTIIFPGLSSKPSINFFFNKQLIKNYVNLRMLDLSKSSFETLPSYIGGMKRLRSLNLSWNCKLTKLPDSICKLQSLQSLQLQGCTELEGLPKNIKNLRENLIFLSITTKEELFDHDNGIQYLTSLRTLMIDECHKLQLLSDKVIESLTALKTLVISNCKKLLFYEKPKISPTIRLQRLKLSNLPKAKIFPSWIEGCKQSLQYLWLSGCSNLSITELQLQWLSKRKSFMEIQITDCPQLLSLLPDEMHGDDIVVRIFGTSTEDQKAMNCQFRQQIEQQQIMVSEKSLEETSTDSGLSEKIWTEDESFKLIQTMLDLYKSRKLKAEEINANPAEHLEAIKRSLVGKLPQLSNIPTEHIESEIKFLKKRFEIVHEILNGQCSNEFTWNSCKKMVTAEEIVWDVYIQIHPEANEFRNKPFPFYEELKELYSLTVEDQKIIKKSIEIENKDQASTSSSSSSSPEAPKTMSDDETEEGKREDLIPPPMDLVPSITSSDISLAKKNENVSGFGEIGEAIKEAARIIAGEMKDLYGGIDAKIVKLNNELTKNTTLTMTERHKATNLISQNNGFLSILFSLPDQEKEEWVRTLLKDFT